The Humulus lupulus chromosome 3, drHumLupu1.1, whole genome shotgun sequence genome window below encodes:
- the LOC133823129 gene encoding uncharacterized protein LOC133823129, protein MAASLSRITSPSTSKFSLGKTILRFSSIQGRPTIIHTRKPLSNSNARLNFHSTRRFSPFLGNSSLYLISSRVSSEGLLDTAEENENMPSFEERPLKFSFWVLFWASLSLVWFATSKDANAAADSIKASSFGLKIASKLRGSGWPDEAVVFSLATLPLLELRGAIPVGYWLQLKPVVLTILAVLGNMVPVPFIILYLKKFASFFASRNKTVARFVNILFENAKAKAGPVEEFQWLGLMLFVAVPFPGTGAWTGAFIASILDMPFWSALSANFVGVVFAGLLVNLLVNLGLKYAIITGIILFLVSTFMWTILRIIRKSLSSSN, encoded by the exons ATGGCTGCTTCATTATCACGCATAACATCTCCATCGACATCAAAATTCTCTCTTGGAAAGACCATTTTGAGGTTTTCATCCATTCAAGGCCGTCCCACCATTATCCATACTAGAAAACCCCTGTCCAACTCAAATGCACGCTTAAATTTTCATTCTACTCGCCGTTTCAGCCCCTTTCTTGGAAATTCTTCTCTCTATCTTATATCATCAAGAGTTTCTTCAGAAGGGTTGCTTGATACAGCCGAGGAGAATGAGAACATGCCGTCATTTGAGGAACGGCCGCTCAAATTTTCTTTCTGGGTACTGTTTTGGGCGTCTCTATCCCTTGTTTGGTTTGCAACTTCTAAGGATGCAAATGCTGCAGCTGATTCCATCAAAGCCTCCAGCTTTGGCCTGAAAATTGCCAGTAAGCTTCGAGGGTCGGGTTGGCCCGATGAGGCTGTGGTTTTTTCCCTTGCAACGCTTCCTCTTCTTGAGCTTCGTGGGGCTATTCCTGTTGGTTACTGGTTGCAGCTTAAGCCTGTGGTGCTAACCATATTAGCCGTTCTTGG GAATATGGTTCCGGTTCCCTTCATTATACTTTACTTGAAGAAGTTTGCTTCTTTCTTCGCTTCGAGAAATAAGACCGTGGCTCGATTTGTGAACATTCTTTTTGAGAACGCCAAAGCGAAGGCTGGCCCTGTAGAGGAGTTccaatggcttggtctgatgctCTTTGTAGCTGTGCCTTTCCCTGGAACAGGAGCTTGGACTGGAGCCTTCATAGCCTCCATCCTTGATATGCCGTTCTGGTCAGCTCTATCTGCAAATTTTGTTGGTGTTGTTTTTGCTGGGCTTCTAGTAAATTTGTTGGTGAATCTTGGTCTCAAATACGCAATTATTACTGGTATTATTCTCTTCTTAGTTTCCACATTCATGTGGACCATCCTTCGGATCATTAGAAAGTCCTTAAGCTCGTCAAATTGA